Proteins co-encoded in one Erinaceus europaeus chromosome 2, mEriEur2.1, whole genome shotgun sequence genomic window:
- the BLOC1S3 gene encoding biogenesis of lysosome-related organelles complex 1 subunit 3 yields the protein MASQGPRRRPRQRPQTAVVPGEAVETDSELSRSSSEEEELYLGPSGPMRGRPTGLRVAGEAAETDSEPEPEPEPERRAAPRDLPPLVVQRDTAAGEAWGAEEAPAPARSLLQLRLAESQARLDHDVAAAVSGVYRRAGRDVAALAGRLAAAQAAGLAAAHSVRLARGDLCALAERLDIVAGCHLLPDIRSVPGAEREPDQGPRA from the coding sequence ATGGCGTCCCAGGGTCCTCGGCGGAGGCCGCGGCAGAGGCCGCAGACGGCGGTGGTGCCCGGGGAGGCGGTGGAGACGGACTCGGAGCTGTCGCGGTCCTCGTCTGAGGAGGAGGAGCTGTACCTGGGACCCTCGGGCCCGATGCGCGGCCGCCCCACGGGGCTGCGGGTGGCCGGGGAGGCCGCGGAGACCGActcggagccggagccggagccggagcccgaGCGCAGGGCAGCGCCGCGGGACCTGCCTCCGCTCGTGGTGCAGCGGGACACGGCGGCCGGGGAGGCCTGGGGCGCGGAGGAGGCGCCGGCGCCCGCGCGCTCGCTGCTGCAACTCCGGCTGGCGGAGAGCCAGGCCCGGCTGGACCACGACGTGGCGGCCGCCGTGAGCGGCGTGTACCGGCGCGCGGGTCGCGACGTGGCCGCCCTGGCCGGCAGGCTGGCGGCGGCGCAGGCAGCGGGCTTGGCGGCGGCCCACAGCGTGCGCCTGGCGCGGGGTGACCTGTGCGCCCTGGCCGAGCGCCTGGACATCGTGGCCGGCTGCCACCTGCTGCCCGACATCCGCAGTGTCCCCGGGGCGGAGCGGGAGCCAGACCAGGGTCCCCGTGCCTAG